A genomic window from Algoriphagus sp. Y33 includes:
- a CDS encoding lytic transglycosylase domain-containing protein: MNKSHIIPLYLLVILCLAMAAYAIWKVPEEIPQEPSVANVQMLQNMPLPSRDTVRLFDLPEELTFAGEKVPLEIEDVKERLEREIYVNAYWQSNMILLMKRSSKFLPEIEKMLKETGIPDDFKYLAMAESALMNVASPAGAKGFWQIMESTGEEYGLEISKDVDERYNLEKATYAASRYFKKAHAKFGDWTAVAASYNMGQSGFSRRQEDQMAKNYYDLYLNDETSRYLFRILAFKVIFENPGEFGFHLRESDYYNTPALKKIIVNNDIKNLAAWARLQGKTYKELKLYNPWLRDRDLNVKRGKSYEILLPE; this comes from the coding sequence ATGAACAAATCTCACATAATCCCCCTTTATCTCTTGGTAATTCTTTGTCTGGCGATGGCAGCATACGCTATATGGAAAGTACCCGAAGAAATACCTCAGGAACCTAGTGTAGCGAATGTACAGATGCTACAAAATATGCCACTGCCTTCCCGTGACACCGTTAGACTTTTTGACCTTCCTGAGGAACTGACTTTTGCGGGGGAGAAAGTCCCCTTGGAAATAGAAGATGTCAAAGAACGGTTAGAACGGGAAATCTATGTGAATGCCTATTGGCAGTCCAACATGATTTTGCTAATGAAGCGATCAAGTAAATTCCTTCCTGAGATAGAAAAAATGTTGAAAGAAACCGGCATTCCGGATGATTTCAAATACCTCGCAATGGCAGAATCTGCACTGATGAACGTAGCCTCCCCCGCGGGAGCAAAAGGTTTTTGGCAGATTATGGAATCAACAGGCGAGGAATATGGACTGGAAATATCCAAGGATGTGGACGAACGCTATAACCTTGAAAAGGCCACCTATGCAGCATCAAGATATTTTAAGAAAGCGCATGCAAAATTCGGAGATTGGACAGCGGTCGCAGCCAGTTATAACATGGGGCAATCCGGATTTTCACGTAGGCAGGAGGATCAGATGGCCAAGAATTATTATGACCTGTACCTCAATGATGAAACGAGCAGATATTTATTCCGCATTTTGGCTTTTAAGGTAATCTTCGAAAACCCGGGAGAGTTTGGTTTTCATCTTCGGGAATCAGACTATTACAACACACCTGCTCTCAAAAAAATAATAGTTAACAATGACATTAAGAATCTTGCAGCCTGGGCCAGACTGCAAGGCAAAACTTATAAAGAACTAAAACTTTACAACCCCTGGCTTCGAGACAGGGACTTGAACGTGAAACGGGGAAAAAGCTATGAAATCCTGCTTCCGGAGTGA
- the uvrA gene encoding excinuclease ABC subunit UvrA — protein MSQVTPAQEEYIEIFGAREHNLKNLDLKIPRNKLVVITGLSGSGKSSLAFDTIYAEGQRRYMESFSAYARSFLGGMERPDVDKINGLSPVIAIEQKTTSKNPRSTVGTVTEIYDFMRLLYARAGEAYSYLTGSKMVRQTEDQIIDLLFTNFLNKKLYILAPIVKGRKGHYRELFEQIRKMGFSKVRVDGVVMEMAPKMQVDRYKIHDIEIVIDRIVAEESDRFRITQSLKSALQHGKGVIMIRDEEGEIHHFSKYLMDPETGLSYEEPAPNTFSFNSPYGACPTCNGLGITEEITRDSIIPDPKLSITRGGIAPLGEYRDIWIFKKIEAILKHYKCSMSTPIEKLPENVVEILLNGDKIEVAVDSVKHPGTKWHTTFEGIINFLKKYQEGSSDKIQDWVSEYTITQTCPDCHGYRLKQEALHIKIDDTHIGQLAVMDIRSLGGWFVGLENRLSEKQNVIAAEVLKEIRKRIGFLLDIGLDYLSLNRPLRTLSGGEAQRIRLATQIGTQLVGVLYILDEPSIGLHQRDNEKLIQALQSLRGLGNSVLVVEHDKDMMLASDYLLDMGPGAGRHGGSIVADGTPAQILQTGGLTAKYLSGKIGLPVPAERREGKDKVLTIKGATGNNLKNIDLKLPLGTLICITGVSGSGKSTLIHETLYPILNQHIYHSKKNPMPYESVKGLEHLDKVIEVDQSPIGRTPRSNPATYTGVFSDIRTLFTELPEAKIRGYKPGRFSFNVKGGRCEDCEGAGMKLIEMDFLPDVHVPCETCKGKRYNRETLEIRYKGKSISDVLDMTVEQAVEFFDKLPKILRKIKTLNDVGLGYITLGQHATTLSGGEAQRVKLATELSKKDTGKTFYILDEPTTGLHFQDIELLMLVVNGLVSKGNTVLIIEHNMDVIKMADYIVDLGPEGGNKGGTIVVQGTPEKVASTAGSYTGRFLKMELNS, from the coding sequence ATGAGTCAAGTCACTCCCGCACAGGAAGAATACATAGAGATTTTTGGAGCCCGAGAGCACAATCTTAAAAACCTAGACCTAAAGATACCCCGAAATAAACTCGTGGTAATTACGGGTCTAAGTGGTAGCGGGAAGAGCTCCCTTGCATTTGACACCATCTATGCAGAAGGACAGCGTAGGTATATGGAGTCATTTTCAGCCTATGCCCGATCTTTTCTGGGTGGGATGGAGCGTCCTGATGTGGATAAAATCAACGGCCTCTCTCCGGTAATAGCCATAGAGCAAAAGACTACTTCCAAAAATCCACGCTCTACCGTCGGCACAGTCACCGAGATTTATGATTTCATGCGTTTGCTCTATGCAAGAGCAGGGGAAGCATATTCTTATTTGACCGGATCGAAAATGGTTCGGCAAACGGAGGATCAAATCATCGATCTGCTGTTTACCAACTTTCTGAACAAGAAACTATACATCCTTGCTCCGATAGTAAAGGGGCGAAAAGGACACTATCGTGAGCTTTTTGAGCAAATCCGAAAAATGGGTTTCTCAAAAGTCCGTGTGGACGGAGTCGTCATGGAAATGGCACCCAAAATGCAGGTGGATCGTTACAAAATCCATGATATTGAGATTGTCATTGACAGAATCGTCGCAGAAGAATCCGATCGTTTTCGCATTACCCAATCCTTGAAATCTGCTTTGCAGCATGGCAAAGGAGTCATCATGATCCGTGATGAAGAGGGAGAGATTCATCATTTCTCGAAGTATCTGATGGATCCTGAGACAGGACTTTCGTACGAAGAACCTGCGCCAAATACCTTTTCCTTCAACAGCCCTTATGGAGCATGTCCCACCTGTAACGGACTGGGGATTACAGAAGAAATCACCCGTGATAGTATTATACCGGACCCGAAACTCAGTATAACAAGGGGCGGAATAGCACCGCTTGGTGAATACCGGGATATCTGGATTTTCAAAAAAATAGAAGCCATTCTCAAGCACTACAAGTGTAGCATGAGTACTCCTATAGAGAAATTACCGGAAAATGTAGTAGAAATTCTTCTTAACGGTGATAAAATAGAAGTAGCAGTAGATTCCGTAAAACATCCGGGAACCAAGTGGCACACCACTTTCGAAGGGATAATTAACTTTTTGAAAAAATATCAGGAAGGCAGTTCGGACAAGATCCAAGACTGGGTAAGTGAATATACTATTACACAGACCTGCCCGGATTGTCACGGCTATAGACTGAAACAAGAAGCATTACACATCAAAATAGACGACACCCATATTGGCCAGCTGGCTGTGATGGATATCCGTTCGCTGGGAGGATGGTTTGTAGGTCTGGAAAACAGACTCTCCGAAAAGCAAAATGTAATCGCAGCTGAAGTACTGAAGGAGATCCGAAAGAGAATTGGATTCCTGCTCGATATAGGATTGGATTATTTATCCCTCAACAGACCTCTTCGGACACTTTCAGGAGGTGAAGCCCAGCGGATCCGATTGGCTACGCAGATCGGAACCCAGTTGGTGGGGGTGCTCTATATACTGGATGAGCCAAGTATAGGGCTTCATCAGCGTGACAACGAAAAGCTAATCCAAGCACTTCAGAGTTTGCGGGGTCTGGGCAATTCAGTGTTGGTCGTAGAGCATGACAAAGACATGATGCTGGCTTCGGATTATCTCCTAGATATGGGGCCCGGTGCAGGTAGACATGGAGGAAGTATAGTAGCGGATGGCACACCTGCCCAAATCCTACAAACGGGAGGACTCACCGCCAAGTACCTCTCCGGAAAGATAGGATTACCTGTTCCGGCAGAGCGAAGAGAGGGGAAAGACAAGGTACTTACAATTAAGGGAGCAACAGGCAACAATCTCAAGAATATAGATCTTAAACTACCGCTAGGCACACTGATTTGTATTACGGGAGTTTCGGGAAGCGGGAAAAGCACCTTGATTCATGAAACACTTTATCCAATTCTAAACCAGCATATATATCATTCCAAAAAAAATCCAATGCCTTATGAAAGTGTAAAAGGACTGGAGCATTTGGATAAGGTGATAGAAGTGGATCAATCTCCAATAGGACGGACGCCAAGGTCCAACCCTGCTACTTATACGGGTGTTTTTTCTGATATACGGACTCTTTTCACCGAACTGCCTGAAGCCAAGATCAGAGGCTACAAACCCGGCCGTTTTTCTTTCAACGTAAAGGGAGGAAGATGTGAGGATTGTGAAGGAGCAGGAATGAAGCTGATCGAAATGGACTTTCTCCCGGATGTGCATGTGCCATGCGAAACCTGCAAGGGCAAACGCTACAATCGGGAGACACTGGAGATTCGCTACAAAGGGAAATCCATTTCCGATGTGCTGGATATGACGGTAGAACAGGCAGTAGAATTTTTCGATAAGCTTCCTAAAATCCTGAGAAAAATCAAAACCCTCAACGATGTGGGGCTGGGGTATATTACACTTGGTCAGCATGCCACGACTCTTTCTGGAGGAGAGGCTCAGCGCGTCAAATTAGCCACCGAACTATCCAAAAAAGATACCGGGAAAACATTCTATATCCTTGATGAACCGACTACCGGACTTCACTTCCAAGACATAGAACTGCTGATGCTCGTAGTAAATGGCTTGGTGTCTAAAGGGAATACTGTATTGATCATAGAACATAACATGGATGTGATCAAAATGGCAGATTATATAGTAGATCTGGGACCGGAAGGTGGAAATAAAGGCGGGACAATCGTAGTGCAGGGGACTCCCGAAAAGGTAGCTTCTACAGCTGGCAGCTATACCGGCCGATTTCTTAAAATGGAATTAAACAGCTAA
- a CDS encoding sensor histidine kinase: MNRIRLYWFLQVLGWGGFAAVSIFLASLSQGVTSIQIWAFIVLAATNLISTHFLRYIVKTYNWFRLGIGQLFFQSFLAIIALSLANFVAQILINIAFGTLNPAEDFKILVILANIFQAILLYALWFVMYFLVHFLDNYNTTLKYEAKINEIRLNHLKSQLNPHFIFNALNSVRALVDEDPIKAKTAITRISNMLRFSLMMDKKQTIKFEEELNTVKDYLELESIRFEERLKVEYHIEDEAYSYKIPPMMLQTIVENGVKHGVSNLVKGGTIEVKCREGLHDDLYIQVKNSGQLTHQPSLDSEDEQGHGLSNTVQRLKLIYGDKASFRIFNSGNQFVITEIKIPKQKVTFE; this comes from the coding sequence ATGAACAGAATAAGACTGTATTGGTTCTTACAAGTACTCGGATGGGGTGGTTTTGCCGCTGTGAGTATTTTTTTGGCCTCTCTTTCCCAAGGAGTTACTTCTATTCAAATCTGGGCTTTTATTGTCCTGGCGGCAACAAATCTTATTTCTACACACTTTTTACGGTATATAGTCAAAACTTACAATTGGTTTAGACTCGGCATCGGCCAGCTTTTCTTTCAATCCTTTCTAGCCATAATAGCACTTTCATTAGCTAATTTTGTAGCGCAGATTCTGATAAACATTGCCTTTGGCACCCTAAATCCTGCCGAAGATTTCAAAATCCTGGTGATTCTAGCCAATATATTTCAGGCAATTCTACTTTATGCCTTATGGTTTGTAATGTATTTTCTGGTTCACTTTTTGGACAACTACAACACTACGTTGAAATACGAGGCGAAAATCAATGAAATAAGGCTAAATCACCTCAAAAGCCAGCTCAATCCTCATTTTATATTCAATGCACTGAATAGTGTACGGGCGTTGGTGGATGAAGACCCTATCAAAGCAAAAACGGCAATCACGAGAATCTCGAATATGCTTCGCTTCTCACTGATGATGGACAAAAAACAAACCATTAAATTTGAAGAAGAATTAAATACCGTAAAAGACTATCTGGAGCTGGAATCTATCCGTTTCGAAGAAAGACTGAAGGTAGAGTACCATATCGAGGATGAAGCCTACAGCTATAAAATTCCCCCTATGATGCTACAAACAATCGTGGAAAATGGAGTCAAGCACGGGGTGTCTAATTTGGTGAAGGGAGGTACGATTGAAGTGAAGTGCAGGGAAGGATTGCATGATGATTTGTACATTCAAGTCAAGAATAGCGGGCAGCTGACCCACCAGCCTTCATTGGATTCTGAAGACGAGCAAGGTCACGGACTGAGTAATACTGTACAAAGACTTAAGCTAATATATGGAGATAAAGCAAGCTTCCGTATCTTCAACTCAGGGAATCAATTCGTTATCACAGAAATAAAGATTCCTAAACAAAAAGTTACATTTGAATAA
- a CDS encoding LytTR family DNA-binding domain-containing protein: MRAIVIDDERLARKELINLLNQLESVEVVGEAVNVDDAKDKIDQLNPDVIFLDIQMPEKTGFELLEELDNVPHVIFTTAYDEYALKAFQVNALDYLLKPIEPKRLEEAIAKLQGKIDGFSKNEETPSIHSHKKLTLEDQVFVKDGDRCWFVRLSNVRLFESDGNYIKVYFDNFKPMIHKSLNALDERLDEKSFFRASRKHIINLGWVEGIEPWFNGGLVVTLKGGDRIEVSRRQAARFKEMMSL; this comes from the coding sequence ATGCGAGCCATTGTAATTGATGATGAAAGATTAGCACGCAAGGAGCTGATCAATCTCTTAAACCAACTAGAAAGTGTGGAAGTAGTAGGAGAAGCTGTAAATGTGGACGATGCCAAAGATAAAATCGACCAGCTGAATCCGGATGTTATATTTCTGGATATACAGATGCCCGAGAAAACAGGCTTTGAGCTTCTGGAAGAACTGGATAACGTCCCCCATGTGATCTTTACCACTGCTTATGACGAGTATGCTTTAAAAGCTTTTCAGGTTAATGCCTTGGATTACCTGTTGAAACCTATCGAGCCGAAGCGGCTTGAAGAAGCTATTGCCAAGCTTCAGGGAAAAATAGATGGCTTTTCCAAAAACGAAGAAACTCCATCTATACACAGCCACAAGAAACTTACCCTTGAAGATCAGGTTTTCGTAAAAGACGGAGATAGATGCTGGTTTGTAAGACTATCGAATGTTCGATTGTTTGAGTCAGACGGTAATTATATTAAAGTGTATTTTGACAATTTCAAACCAATGATACACAAATCTTTGAATGCCTTGGATGAACGTCTGGATGAGAAATCCTTCTTCCGTGCCAGCCGAAAGCATATCATTAATCTAGGCTGGGTAGAGGGAATAGAGCCTTGGTTTAATGGGGGCCTTGTGGTTACTCTCAAAGGAGGCGATAGAATTGAGGTCAGTAGAAGGCAGGCAGCAAGGTTTAAGGAAATGATGAGTTTGTAG